GCCAGGGCTGGTTCAGCAGTTGGTAGGCTTGGTGGCAGCAGGCTGGCTGACTGCAGCCTCGTGGGTGGTGGGGCTGGTGGGCTTGGCCTCAGTGGGCTGGCAGGGACTGGCCTCTGAGACCTCCGTCTTGCAGGGAGTTGAGTCAGCACAATCCGGTTGGCTGGAAGTGGACTTTTTGCAATCCCGTTTGCAGGAGTCAGCATAAGGCAAGCGGGAGCAGACCGAGCGGTAAGGGACAGAAGTGACGCAGGCTGGACGGCGCAGGATGGAGCAATATGGGCGGTAGCAGGCCGGGCGGTAGGAGATGGATGTCAAATATGGCTGCCTATAGGTGATGGGTCCAGAGCAGATTGGGCGGCAAATCGGGCGGTAGGAGATTGAAGTAGTACAGGGTTGTTTGCAAGAGCTGGGTATGTAGAAAGTTCGCGAGCAAGTTGGCTGGCAGACGGCAGATGCAGAAGACCCCGGGCGGCAGGAGAGAGGTCGGCAGGACGGAGGCTCACAGGAGATGGACCGACTGCGCTTGACTATGTAGCAGGTAGGTTGACATGGCCTGGGCACACAGACACTTGGTAAGCAGGGGCTGGGCTCAGAGCAGATGGGTTGGCagatgctggagacacagcaAGAGGGCTCTTGGCAAGTGCTGGAGACACAAGGTGGCTCACAAGGGCTTGAAACACAGCAGACCGGACGGACACAGATGGGCTCACAGACCAGAGACACACGTGTGGCTGACTGGCAGATGCTGGGCTCTGAGCAAGATGGCTCACAAGGACTGGAGTCACAGCAGGCAGACTGGCAGCTATTGGCCACAGAGCAGATAGATGGACAGCATCTGACACCAGAGGACACAGGCTGATAGCAACTGGGCTCACAGACCACTGGCTGGCAGCAGCTGGGTTTGCAGAGGATGGGCTGGCAGGAAGTGGGTACGCAGAAGACTCGTTGGCCAGGAGGGACCTCACAGCACACAGGCTGGGCACAGCTGCTCACAGAGCAAGAGGGCTCACAGATGGTGGCTTCACAGCTCACAGGCTGGGTACACCTGCTCACAGGACAGGCAGGCTCACAGATGGTGGCCTCACAGCTCACGGGCTTGGCACAGCTGCTCACGGGACAGGCAGGCTCACAGATGGTGGCCTTGTAGTACACAGGCTGGGCACAGCTGCTCACAGAGCAAGAGGGCTCACAGATGGTGGCTTCACAGCTCACAGGCTGGGCACAGCTGCTCACAGGACAGGCAGGCTCACAGATGGTGGCCTCACAGCTCACGGGCTTGGCACAGCTGCTCACGGGACAGGCAGGCTCACAGATGGTGGCCTTGTAGTACACAGGCTTGGCACAGCTGCTCACAGAGCAAGAGGGCTCACAGATGGTGGCTTCACAGCTCACAGGCTGGGCACAGCTGCTCACAGGACAGGCAGGCTCACAGATGGTGGCCTCACAGCTCACGGGCTTGGCACAGCTGCTCACGGGACAGGCAGGTTCACAGATGGTGGCCTTGTAGTACACAGGCTGGGCACAGCTGCTCACAGAGCAAGAGGGCTCACAGATGGTGGCTTCACAGCTCACAGGCTGGGCACAGCTGCTCACAGGACAGGCAGGCTCACAGATGGTGGCCTCACAGCTCACGGGCTTGGCACAGCTGCTCACGGGACAGGCAGGTTCACAGATGGTGGCCTTGTAGTACACAGGCTGGGCACAGCTGCTCACAGAGCAAGAGGGCTCACAGATGGTGGCCTCACAGCACACAGGCTGGGCACAGCTGCTCACAGGACAGGCAGGCTCACAGATGGTGGCCTCACAGCTCACGGGCTTGGCACAGCTGCTCACGGGGCAAGAGGGCTCGCAGATGGTGGCCTTGTAGCACACAGGCTGGGCACAGCTGATTACGGGACAGGCAGGCTCACAGATGGTGGCCTCACAGTACACAGGCTGGGCACAGCTGCTTACCGGACAGGCAGGCTCACAGATGGTGGTCTCATAGCACACAGGCTGGGCACAGCCGATTACGGGACAGACAGGCTCACAGATGGTGGCCTCACAGCTCACAGGCTGGGCACAGCTGATTACGGGACAGGCAGGCTCACAGATGGTGGCTTCACAGCTCACAGGCTGGGCACAGCTGCTCGCAGAACAGGAGGGCTGACAGCATTGTGGGTCACAGCTGGATGATCCGCAGCTATCTTGACAAGTCACCAGTTGCCACGTCTGGCTCCGGCAGGAACTGGGCAAGCAAACAGGCCCTCTGTAGCTCACCTCAGTGGAGCAAAGGGAGATGGCTGGCACCGAGGGGCATTTCCTAGAGCAGCAGTTTCCAGACATGGTGGAGTTGCCTCTGCTCCCTTGCCAGTGCTGAGAGGTTGCTGCCTGACTGGGGCAGCTCTCCAGAGCCCTCACTTTTATACCCCCAACCCTGGCACGTGCTGTTTTGAGCCCCCACATCTTTTCCTCGTTGCTGTTTGGGCCAGTTTTCAGAGAAACATCTTATTATGCCACAGTTTGTTGATCTGGAAGCTGTTTACCTACCCATAAAGAAGCTATTTGTTTATTGACTTGCTAACTTTGGAATCCTTGGAGCTACAGGTCATCTTGAAATAAGCATCATCGCCTCCAAGCTGAATGATCTGCATTTCTGAGCATCATgaacaaaggaagaagaaaggaacttATAATTTAAACATCTTCTAGTCCTTTGCACAGGCCCTGGGCAGAACACAGACGGTGTCCACATGAATAAGACCTACTCACCCACTCTCATGGATCTCACTGTCTGATGGGCAAGCATACAAGTAAACTCACTACAATGCAACAATAAACTCACCAATAGACATAAAGGGATTAGCAGAGAAGAGCAGCGGTgagctctgtgggagagggaataTCTGAGCTGCACTTTTAAATGCTGCACTTCACAAtgaagatctcattcaaaatcaTCAGAAATCCCATGAGGCAAGGATTCACCTCCATCCTCATCCCCCTGATTATaggtgaaggaaaagaaagggagttAGAATCAGAAGGTTTGTCACTTGCTAAAGATCACACACAGTTTGCCCACTAATCTAGGGCTACTCTTCTTCCCCTTCACCATCCTGTCTGGACAGACCTTTCTCAGGAGCCTCAGCCCACGAAGCTGTCCTCCATCCTGTTTTTTGAGCAGCTCTCTCCTAGAACACTGGCTCGCCCTACCCTTGGAAAGCACTTGACCTAGcctctctgcttctcctccctcctttccttccaccCGCCCCCACCTCAAGCATTCGGTAGACCTCCAGAATCTTTCTTGCCTTTGGTGATTTTAGCAGCTACTAAAACAACTCCTCTAAGATGTAAAGAGGAAAGGCAAGAGGTCTTTTGAGAAGACATtgtgaacaaaaacaaagaacacaaATGCTTTCTCAAAGCATTTTGTCAGTGCTACCACTTGAGACAGACACCAGGTAAAAAATGAAGCCTAGGCTTCTAAACACCAAGGCCTGACACCCTTGCTGAATGAAGGACCTGCATTGTTTCCACCACATGCTTTCAATATCAGTGTACGGCAGGCTCTCCTTTCGAAAAGTTGGACTATTATGGCAACTATTCATCAtcccttccttcattcattaATTAATGTAGCCATTCAGACTGcaaatttctcttttattcatccattcaactcAGTCATCACTGGGTTCTGTATGaggcatacaaaaaaaaaatgactttcaaTTCCTCCACAAGGAGTCCAAGTTTAGAAGAAAGACAGATATATACATAAGTAATTATGGGACAATACATGTATAAGTGTGACAGTACATGGATGCACTAAGAGTTACAGGGGGCACCCAGGAGAAATACAAGCATGCTTTTGGGGAGAAGTTAGGGAAGATTTCTCAAGTAATAGGATGACCAAATTGAATCCTCAAGGAATAAGGCTAAAAAAGGGATGGGAAAGGTAGAGAAAGAATCTGCTCTGGAAAACAAAGGCAAGAGCATGATACATTTGGGGAGCAACAAATGGTTCTATAGCCAGGATGAAAAGTACAAGGGGACAGAATAGGACAGTGACCAGACTAGAGTGGTTACTAGGCATTCATGAGAGACCTTGTGGACCATAATCAGAACTTGGGTTTTATACTGACACTTGGGAATTTTAAGCAACAGAGTAACTTGACCAGGTTTGACCTTCAGAAGGTCTCTctgtccctggagaaaggattggTGAAGGAAGGCAAGTCTGAAGGTAAGGAGATCATTATGGATGGGTCTGGagtgttttagtcgctaagttgtgtccaactcctgcaaccccatggactgtagcccatcaggctcctctgtccatgggattttccaggcaagaatggaagtgggtttccatttccttctctagggcatcatcccaacccagagatcaaacccaggtctcctgcactgaaggcagattctttaccaaccaagctACTAGGGAATTCCGTGGATCTGGGGCAATTACCCTAAAGTTTCATGTTATCAACCTGAACTGAACAGTGCCTTGGGACTACAGTAATAAGAGGAAGAATCTACAGAACTTAGTGGTTGAAAATGGAAGATTAGAAATATGAACTGCCATCCTTTGAGATGTGGCTCTCAGGCAGTAAGGAAAGAAGACTTTGGGACAGCTTTGCAGAAGGTAAGGCAGAAGAGACATTCCCAAGATCCTGGTCCCCACCTTTCTAGTTCTCTCCATGCACATTCTCCTCAGCTAAGTCAGCAATGAAAATCCAAATGGAAATGGCCCTGCTCCCAACAAATCCTTTATAGACTCTCTTAGCAGAGAAACATATAGCATCATCTGTTTGGCCAGAATATCATCTCTCTAAGGaatttttgccttggaaatgaacagagatcattctgtcatttttgagattgcatccaggtactacatttcagactcttttgttgaccatgatggctattccatttcttctgagggattcctgcccacagtagtagatataatcgtcatctgagttaaattcacccattccactctattttcagagaaggcaatggcaccccactccagaattttgcctagaaaatcccatggatggaggagcctggtaggctgcagtccatggggttgtgaagagtcggacatgactgagcgacttcactttcacttttcactttcatgcattggagaagaaaatagcaaccccctccagtgttcttgcctggagaatcccagggaccaggttagtttgctgattcttaaaatgttgacattcactcttgccatctcctgtttgaccacttccgatttgccttgattcatggacctgatattccaggttcctatacaatattgctctttacagcatcggaccttgcttctatcaccagtcacatccacaactgggtattgtttttgctttggctccatcccttcattcttcctggagttatttctccactgatctccagtagcat
The DNA window shown above is from Bos javanicus breed banteng chromosome 19, ARS-OSU_banteng_1.0, whole genome shotgun sequence and carries:
- the LOC133231617 gene encoding keratin-associated protein 16-1, producing MSGNCCSRKCPSVPAISLCSTEVSYRGPVCLPSSCRSQTWQLVTCQDSCGSSSCDPQCCQPSCSASSCAQPVSCEATICEPACPVSSCAQPVCCEATICEPSCSVSSCAQPVYYKATICEPACPVSSCAKPVSCEATICEPACPVSSCAQPVSCEATICEPSCSVSSCAQPVYYKATICEPACPVSSCAKPVSCEATICEPACPVSSCAQPVSCEATICEPSCSVSSCAKPVCCQPVVCEPSCYQPVSSGVRCCPSICSVANSCQSACCDSSPCEPSCSEPSICQSATRVSLVCEPICVRPVCCVSSPCEPPCVSSTCQEPSCCVSSICQPICSEPSPCLPSVCVPRPCQPTCYIVKRSRSISCEPPSCRPLSCRPGSSASAVCQPTCSRTFYIPSSCKQPCTTSISYRPICRPICSGPITYRQPYLTSISYRPACYRPYCSILRRPACVTSVPYRSVCSRLPYADSCKRDCKKSTSSQPDCADSTPCKTEVSEASPCQPTEAKPTSPTTHEAAVSQPAATKPTNC